Within Vibrio campbellii CAIM 519 = NBRC 15631 = ATCC 25920, the genomic segment AGCGAAAGATTACGTACCGAGCTTTGACTAATTCTACTGACCTTAGGATCCAAGCCTAGGGTCTTTTGATAACGAGATACCCATAATGAAATACCAAGATTTGATCGACGCTTGCCGCCAAGATTGGCAAGAATACACTGAGCATGCTTTCGTGCAGCAATTGGCGCAAGGCACTCTGGCTCAGCCTTGCTTTCTGCATTACCTAAAACAGGATTTTCTTTTCCTAAAGCAGTACGCCCGAGCTTACGCATTAGCGATCTACAAAGCGCGTACTTTGGATGACATGCGCCGCGCTCTCCCAAGCGTACATGCATTGCTCGATTCTGAAATCGCCCACCACGTGACTTACTGTGAGCAATGGGGGCTGACGGAGTCCGACCTAGAAAGCGAGCCAGAAGATTTCGGCACTGTGGCTTACACCCGCTACGTATTGGATGCTGGCATGACGGGCGATCTTGTTGATCTTTACGCAGCACTTGCTCCTTGCTCTATCGGTTATGCCGTTATCGGTAAGATGCTGATTGAAGATGAAAAGACAGTACTCGAAGGCAATCCATACGCAAGTTGGATCAACCTCTACGGTGGTGAGGAATTCCAATCTGGTGTCGCAAAAGGTGCAGAACACTTTAATCAGTTATTGGCGGAAATCGATATCAATAGCCAGCGCGGTCAAAACCTGATTCAGGTATTCAAAACTGCAACGCGTATGGAAGTGGCATTCTGGCAACAAGGCCTGAACGCTCAGCAAGATTAATCGGAGAGTCTCATGCTAATTGAACAAATCACCGAAGCATTAACCGCAGTGCGCCAGCAAAAGCCGTTAGTCGTCAACATCACAAACTACGTGGTGATGAACAACACGGCAAACGCGCTATTGGCCATCGGTGCTTCTCCAATCATGGCGCACTCCAAGCAGGAAATGGCAGAGATGATGTCGTTCGCTGGCGCACTGGTTATCAACATCGGTACCCTAGACAGCGTTTGGACACCGCGTATGAGCTATGCCGTAGAGCAAGCCAATACCAATGGTAAAATCGTTATACTCGACCCAGTCGGTTGCGGAGCAAGCTCACTACGTACAGAGACATCACGTGAGATCGCTCGCCTTGCAAATAAGCTGATCATTCGTGGTAACGCCTCAGAAATCATTGCACTCGCTGGCGAGCAAGCACAAAGCAAAGGCGTCGATGCGTTAGACAGCAGCGACACAGCACTTGGCGCAGCGAACTTCTTAGTCGCAGAGTATGGTGCAAGTGTGGTGATTTCTGGCGAGACTGATTACATCGTCACGAAAGAGCAAACTGTGCAGCTAAACAACGGTCACGAGATGATGCCATACGTAACCGGAATGGGTTGTACGCTAACGGCTCTTACAGGCGCTTTTGCTGCTGTTGGTGATAACACCGGACTTGCTGCAGCGGCGGTACTAGGCGTTGTTGGAGAGATTGCAGCGGAACAAGCTCGCGGCCCAGGTAGCCTGCAAATAAACTTGTTGGATGAGCTTTATCAGTTGGATGAAGAAACACTGGCCAAACGCCTAAAGCTGCACGTGCAATAAGCTTTTATCTCTTTTAACACTAGCCTCTCAATCCTCTTTCAATGAGAGGCTTAAAGGAAACCCAATGAACGCCTATCGTTTATATTTGGTCACCGATGACCAACAAGATTTAGCCACACTAAAGCGTGTTGTGAAAAAAGCCGTGGAAGGTGGCGTGACCATGGTACAAGTCCGCGAAAAACACGGTGATGTGCGTGCGTTTATCGAACGAGCTCAAGCCGTCAAAAACATCCTTAAAGATACCGATGTGCCTTTGATCATCAATGACCGCGTTGATGTTGCACTGGCTGTCGATGCTGATGGGGTCCACCTCGGGCAATCAGACATGCCAGCAATCATTGCTCGTGAGTTGATTGGCCCAAACAAAATTCTCGGTTTATCTATCGAAAATGAAGAGCAGCTTGCAGAAGCCGACTCTCTGCCGATTGATTACATCGGTTTGAGTGCGATCTTCGCGACGCCAACCAAAACCAACACCAAAAAGCATTGGGGTATTGATGGGTTGAAAATGGCGTTAGAGACGACTTCACTGCCGATTGTTGCCATTGGCGGCATTAACGAAAGTAACATTCCGCAGCTTAGCGCCACCGGTGTTCATGGCTTGGCTTTGGTTTCAGCAATTTGCCACGCGGAAGATCCAAAAGCCGCGTCGGAGTATCTATTGGGTTTGATGAGCTAACCTTGCTCACTCCTGAACAAAGCGCTTGTGGATGAGCGCGTTTGCCTTTCAGTACTTTCAACAGCCCCTCCTTTCACAACGGAGACCTGCAATGTCACTTTCAAGACCGAATTGACAGAGCGTTGATAAGTTTGTCACATCGATTGTCGTAAGATAGCCGCCTATTTTCGACTGCTGTATGACTTTTCATGAAAACTAAAAAATACGGTTTGATGATGCTCGCCTTGTTCATTCTTGGCATCATCCCACTTTCGCTGTTTGCCTCGTATCACGATCTTACTTCTCACGTTTCTGACGGCACAGGCATTCTCTTTACTCTGCTAACCGACTCTGCGGGCAGTAAAGGCTTTTTGATCACTCTAACGCTGTTGGTGTTATCACTTTACCGCTTCAAGCCAAGCCAGTCTGACTGGATGCAAAAACTCTCCATGCTGGGATTGTTACTAGTGATTGGTTTTGCCAGCAAAACAGGCTTAAAGCTGATGACAGAAAGCCCGCGTCCCTACACCGAATTGCTTGCCGCAGAGCAATTGATTGAGCATCCAGAAGCGTTTTATCAACTAGAAACCGCTCAGCAAGCGAATGTTATTGGGCAAATTTCTGAGAAAGTCAGCGAATGGCGTACTCGCCACTGGCAAGGTGAAAAAGATTACTCTTTCCCATCTGGTCATACGATTTTCGTTTCTATCTGTTTAGCCTTCTTTGGTGGGTTATTTTTGCAAAACAAGTGCTATTTCTCTGCCGCTACCTTATGGGTGTGGGCAATGGGCGTGGCGTACAGTCGCTTGTGGCTCGGCATGCACCGGATTGAGGACTTGATTGGTTCAGTGGTGTTTGTCGCTGTGGTATTTACCTTACTGCCTAGATTTCAAATAACTAAAAGAGCGCCTTTTTTTACCTTAGCAATCAAGTAAACGCCTTAAAAAATAGAGAAAAAAGAAGCCAGCAAGTTGCTGGCTTCTTTAGTTTTGTATCTTTGGTTCTGACTGAGCTTAACCGTTCTTAGGCGGTGTAAATGCCGTTAGCTCTAGCACTGGGCCTTCGTACTTCTCGATACGAACCAATGCAGATTTCGCCGCACAACCGTTCGCAAGGCGAGAGGTTGGAATATCGAGCGTTAGAACGTTACAGCCACCGTTTTTACAGATGCCTGTTTTCGGATCTAGATCTGGCTAGCCACCTTCGTGAATACATACTGAACCTTGCTTGATGCCATCGGTAACCAATGCACCAACTAGAACTTGACCACGGCCATTGAAGGCACGAACAAGATCGCCGGTCTTAATACCACGCGATTTTGCGTCTTCTGG encodes:
- a CDS encoding phosphatase PAP2 family protein; amino-acid sequence: MKTKKYGLMMLALFILGIIPLSLFASYHDLTSHVSDGTGILFTLLTDSAGSKGFLITLTLLVLSLYRFKPSQSDWMQKLSMLGLLLVIGFASKTGLKLMTESPRPYTELLAAEQLIEHPEAFYQLETAQQANVIGQISEKVSEWRTRHWQGEKDYSFPSGHTIFVSICLAFFGGLFLQNKCYFSAATLWVWAMGVAYSRLWLGMHRIEDLIGSVVFVAVVFTLLPRFQITKRAPFFTLAIK
- the thiM gene encoding hydroxyethylthiazole kinase translates to MLIEQITEALTAVRQQKPLVVNITNYVVMNNTANALLAIGASPIMAHSKQEMAEMMSFAGALVINIGTLDSVWTPRMSYAVEQANTNGKIVILDPVGCGASSLRTETSREIARLANKLIIRGNASEIIALAGEQAQSKGVDALDSSDTALGAANFLVAEYGASVVISGETDYIVTKEQTVQLNNGHEMMPYVTGMGCTLTALTGAFAAVGDNTGLAAAAVLGVVGEIAAEQARGPGSLQINLLDELYQLDEETLAKRLKLHVQ
- the tenA gene encoding thiaminase II, coding for MKYQDLIDACRQDWQEYTEHAFVQQLAQGTLAQPCFLHYLKQDFLFLKQYARAYALAIYKARTLDDMRRALPSVHALLDSEIAHHVTYCEQWGLTESDLESEPEDFGTVAYTRYVLDAGMTGDLVDLYAALAPCSIGYAVIGKMLIEDEKTVLEGNPYASWINLYGGEEFQSGVAKGAEHFNQLLAEIDINSQRGQNLIQVFKTATRMEVAFWQQGLNAQQD
- the thiE gene encoding thiamine phosphate synthase is translated as MNAYRLYLVTDDQQDLATLKRVVKKAVEGGVTMVQVREKHGDVRAFIERAQAVKNILKDTDVPLIINDRVDVALAVDADGVHLGQSDMPAIIARELIGPNKILGLSIENEEQLAEADSLPIDYIGLSAIFATPTKTNTKKHWGIDGLKMALETTSLPIVAIGGINESNIPQLSATGVHGLALVSAICHAEDPKAASEYLLGLMS